In Uranotaenia lowii strain MFRU-FL chromosome 2, ASM2978415v1, whole genome shotgun sequence, one genomic interval encodes:
- the LOC129742555 gene encoding uncharacterized protein LOC129742555, which yields MCLDNEKSKKELKILEHKQKIRVKLQSLLDAEDWQNVKEMVTKRTTTVFNESKKKETRKLDFLKKKKILETAVQAEWIENTTTVEIPDYLERALLLGPNYNIQPRTNIPYVAFIADVESAIKQKPDADDIRSSIATMINNYVDFQNQPRAKNNDWIHKDIVRSRKFLREHNEVIITKADKGNKTVVMLASEYSEKMTAMVSDTTTYTPLATDPTEKILKRINTMLDSWHENKYISTYTKNKLKLFNCPPPRIYGLPKIHKEDRPLRPVVSTVGSATYRMAQFLANVLQNVVGKTKHHVRSSFDFASEITNVRVPEGCIIYSLDVVSLYTNVPVQNVYDIIEQKWREISDYTPIPWTEFKRALHTILGASFFQYNGKIFEQTFGTPMGSPLSPVVASLLMEQLEETAIQCLRDKGINLVMYKRYVDDCLIVGYENDIDCVLAEFNGQCPSIKFTLEKETENSLRFLDLKLSRCQGKIEKNCSIIKKLRETPQFATKTTDSKTTSPNTTTTNNITTTPGMIDASC from the exons ATGTGCCTAGACAACGAAAAATCCAAGAAGGAGCTTAAAATCttggaacacaaacaaaaaatccGTGTG AAACTACAAAGCCTACTGGATGCTGAGGATTGGCAAAATGTAAAAGAAATGGTCACGAAAAGAACAACCACCGTGTTTAATGAAAGCAAAAAGAAAGAAACCCGAAAactggattttttgaaaaagaagaaaatcctAGAGACAGCGGTCCAAGCTGAGTGGATTGAAAACACAACAACCGTGGAAATTCCCGACTATTTGGAACGAGCGCTGCTCCTTGGGCCCAATTACAACATCCAACCAAGAACAAACATACCATACGTTGCTTTCATCGCCGACGTTGAGAGcgcaataaaacaaaaacccGACGCAGACGACATCAGATCCAGCATCGCGACGATGATCAACAACTACGTCGACTTCCAAAACCAACCGCGCGCCAAAAACAACGATTGGATCCATAAAGACATCGTGCGTAGCCGAAAATTTCTCCGAGAACACAACGAAGTAATCATCACCAAGGCGGACAAAGGAAATAAAACCGTCGTGATGCTAGCAAGCGAGTACAGCGAAAAAATGACAGCTATGGTAAGTGACACAACAACGTACACTCCCCTAGCCACAGATCCAACAGAAAAGATACTCAAACGCATCAACACTATGTTGGACTCGTGGCACGAAAATAAATACATCTCCACTtacacaaaaaacaaattaaaattgttcaactgCCCTCCACCGAGGATTTACGGTCTTCCTAAAATTCATAAAGAAGACCGCCCGCTTCGACCGGTAGTGTCGACAGTGGGGTCAGCTACGTACCGAATGGCTCAGTTTCTTGCCAACGTGCTACAAAACGTCGTCGGCAAAACGAAACACCACGTGCGTAGTAGCTTCGACTTCGCGTCGGAGATCACCAATGTTCGGGTCCCTGAGGGTTGCATTATTTACTCGCTGGACGTCGTGTCGCTCTACACGAACGTACCAGTTCAAAATGTGTACGATATAATTGAACAAAAGTGGCGGGAAATTAGCGATTACACGCCGATACCATGGACTGAATTCAAACGCGCCCTTCACACAATACTTGGAGCGTCGTTTTTTCAGTACAATGGTAAAATCTTCGAGCAAACTTTTGGCACACCGATGGGCTCTCCTCTATCCCCGGTAGTAGCGTCTCTCTTGATGGAACAACTCGAGGAAACCGCCATCCAATGCCTACGAGATAAAGGTATCAACCTCGTGATGTATAAACGCTACGTCGATGACTGTTTGATAGTAGGTTATGAAAACGACATAGATTGCGTGCTAGCCGAATTTAACGGTCAATGCCCAAGCATAAAATTTACGCtggaaaaagaaactgaaaactcATTGCGTTTCTTGGATCTCAAACTTTCTAGGTGTCAGGGAAAGATTGAGAAAAACTG ctctattattaaaaaactaagaGAGACGCCACAATTCGCAACTAAAACGACGGATTCAAAAACGACGTCACCGAACACGACGACAACAAACAACATCACGACGACACCGGGAATGATAGACGCCAGCTGCTAG
- the LOC129742556 gene encoding uncharacterized protein LOC129742556 translates to MAQFLANVLQNVVGKTKHHVRSSFDFASEITNVRVPEGCIIYSLDVVSLYTNVPVQNVYDIIEQKWREISDYTPIPWTEFKRALHTILGASFFQYNGKIFEQTFGTPMGSPLSPVVASLLMEQLEETAIQCLRDKGINLVMYKRYVDDCLIVGYENDIDCVLAEFNGQCPSIKFTLEKETENSLRFLDLKLSRCQGKIEKNCSIIKKLRETPQFATKTTDSKTTSPNTTTTNNITTTPGMIDASC, encoded by the exons ATGGCTCAGTTTCTTGCCAACGTGCTACAAAACGTCGTCGGCAAAACGAAACACCACGTGCGTAGTAGCTTCGACTTCGCGTCGGAGATCACCAATGTTCGGGTCCCTGAGGGTTGCATTATTTACTCGCTGGACGTCGTGTCGCTCTACACGAACGTACCAGTTCAAAATGTGTACGATATAATTGAACAAAAGTGGCGGGAAATTAGCGATTACACGCCGATACCATGGACTGAATTCAAACGCGCCCTTCACACAATACTTGGAGCGTCGTTTTTTCAGTACAATGGTAAAATCTTCGAGCAAACTTTTGGCACACCGATGGGCTCTCCTCTATCCCCGGTAGTAGCGTCTCTCTTGATGGAACAACTCGAGGAAACCGCCATCCAATGCCTACGAGATAAAGGTATCAACCTCGTGATGTATAAACGCTACGTCGATGACTGTTTGATAGTAGGTTATGAAAACGACATAGATTGCGTGCTAGCCGAATTTAACGGTCAATGCCCAAGCATAAAATTTACGCtggaaaaagaaactgaaaactcATTGCGTTTCTTGGATCTCAAACTTTCTAGGTGTCAGGGAAAGATTGAGAAAAACTG ctctattattaaaaaactaagaGAGACGCCACAATTCGCAACTAAAACGACGGATTCAAAAACGACGTCACCGAACACGACGACAACAAACAACATCACGACGACACCGGGAATGATAGACGCCAGCTGCTAG